From Desmodus rotundus isolate HL8 chromosome 10, HLdesRot8A.1, whole genome shotgun sequence, one genomic window encodes:
- the LOC112296385 gene encoding C-type lectin domain family 4 member G isoform X2: MDTAGYSQWGGGLDEAPRGHCGGWGRRFLFLTLALVVAAVLWAFILSILLSKASTLQGELLGHQDLLKANGGSTQAQLKTARTELGEAQVKLVQQQSALEELSRRVTQSLAEAVRDRENIRSELFRELEEVRRRNDSCEQCPTSWLPFQGSCYFFSVVWARWEEAQLNCAGAGAHLVIVGNLEEQSFLNRNIRGRGYWLGLRAVRQANKVQGYQWVDGVSLSFSHWNVGEPNDSMGREDCIMLLRTGLWNDAPCDIESGSWICEKRLSC, translated from the exons ATGGACACTGCTGGGTACAGCCAGTGGGGTGGCGGGCTGGATGAGGCCCCCAGAG GGCACTGTGGAGGCTGGGGACGGCGCTTCCTCTTCCTGACCCTGGCTCTGGTGGTCGCAGCAGTCCTGTGGGCCTTCATCCTAAGCATCCTGCTTTCCAAGG CCTCCACGCTGCAGGGGGAGTTGCTCGGGCACCAGGACCTGCTGAAAGCAAACG GCGGGAGCACGCAGGCGCAGCTGAAGACCGCGCGCACAGAGCTTGGGGAGGCCCAGGTGAAGCTGGTCCAGCAGCAGAGCGCCCTGGAAGAACTCAGCCGCCGCG TGACCCAGAGCTTGGCCGAAGCCGTGAGGGACCGCGAGAACATCCGCAGCGAGCTGTTCCGCGAGTTGGAGGAGGTCCGACGTAGAAACG ATTCCTGCGAGCAGTGCCCCACGTCGTGGCTGCCTTTCCAGGGTTCCTGCTACTTTTTCTCGGTGGTGTGGGCCCGATGGGAAGAGGCGCAGCTCAACTGCGCCGGCGCTGGTGCCCACCTAGTGATTGTCGGGAACCTGGAAGAGCAG AGCTTCCTGAATCGGAATATTCGAGGCCGCGGTTACTGGCTGGGCCTCAGGGCCGTGCGACAGGCGAACAAGGTCCAGGGCTATCAGTGGGTAGACGGAGTCTCGCTCAGCTTCAg CCACTGGAACGTGGGCGAGCCCAACGACTCCATGGGGCGCGAGGACTGCATCATGTTGCTGCGCACCGGGTTGTGGAACGACGCCCCTTGCGACATTGAGAGTGGCAGCTGGATCTGCGAGAAGAGGCTCAGCTGCTGA
- the LOC112296385 gene encoding C-type lectin domain family 4 member G isoform X1: MDTAGYSQWGGGLDEAPRGHCGGWGRRFLFLTLALVVAAVLWAFILSILLSKASTLQGELLGHQDLLKANASKQTAALGVLKEEVGACNSCCGSTQAQLKTARTELGEAQVKLVQQQSALEELSRRVTQSLAEAVRDRENIRSELFRELEEVRRRNDSCEQCPTSWLPFQGSCYFFSVVWARWEEAQLNCAGAGAHLVIVGNLEEQSFLNRNIRGRGYWLGLRAVRQANKVQGYQWVDGVSLSFSHWNVGEPNDSMGREDCIMLLRTGLWNDAPCDIESGSWICEKRLSC; this comes from the exons ATGGACACTGCTGGGTACAGCCAGTGGGGTGGCGGGCTGGATGAGGCCCCCAGAG GGCACTGTGGAGGCTGGGGACGGCGCTTCCTCTTCCTGACCCTGGCTCTGGTGGTCGCAGCAGTCCTGTGGGCCTTCATCCTAAGCATCCTGCTTTCCAAGG CCTCCACGCTGCAGGGGGAGTTGCTCGGGCACCAGGACCTGCTGAAAGCAAACG CCTCGAAGCAGACAGCGGCGCTGGGCGTCTTGAAGGAGGAGGTCGGAGCCTGCAACAGCTGCT GCGGGAGCACGCAGGCGCAGCTGAAGACCGCGCGCACAGAGCTTGGGGAGGCCCAGGTGAAGCTGGTCCAGCAGCAGAGCGCCCTGGAAGAACTCAGCCGCCGCG TGACCCAGAGCTTGGCCGAAGCCGTGAGGGACCGCGAGAACATCCGCAGCGAGCTGTTCCGCGAGTTGGAGGAGGTCCGACGTAGAAACG ATTCCTGCGAGCAGTGCCCCACGTCGTGGCTGCCTTTCCAGGGTTCCTGCTACTTTTTCTCGGTGGTGTGGGCCCGATGGGAAGAGGCGCAGCTCAACTGCGCCGGCGCTGGTGCCCACCTAGTGATTGTCGGGAACCTGGAAGAGCAG AGCTTCCTGAATCGGAATATTCGAGGCCGCGGTTACTGGCTGGGCCTCAGGGCCGTGCGACAGGCGAACAAGGTCCAGGGCTATCAGTGGGTAGACGGAGTCTCGCTCAGCTTCAg CCACTGGAACGTGGGCGAGCCCAACGACTCCATGGGGCGCGAGGACTGCATCATGTTGCTGCGCACCGGGTTGTGGAACGACGCCCCTTGCGACATTGAGAGTGGCAGCTGGATCTGCGAGAAGAGGCTCAGCTGCTGA
- the LOC128779466 gene encoding C-type lectin domain family 4 member G, translating to MDTAGYSQWGGGLDEAPRGHCGGWGRRFLFLTLALVVAAVLWAFILSILLSKASTQHGVLLGHQDLLRANASKQTAALGVLKEEVGACNSCCGSTQAQLKTARTELGEAQVKLVQQQSALEELSRRVTQSLAEAVRDRENIRSELFRELEAVRRGNDSCEQCPTSWLPFQGSCYFFSVERAGWEEAQRNCSGASAHLVIIRDLEEQGFLSRNTRGRGYWLGLRAVRRASKVQGYQWVDGVSLSFSHWNLGEPNDSMGREDCVMMLRTGLWNDAPCDNEKDSWICKKRLSC from the exons ATGGACACTGCTGGGTACAGCCAGTGGGGTGGCGGGCTGGATGAGGCCCCCAGAG GGCACTGTGGAGGCTGGGGACGGCGTTTCCTCTTCCTGACCCTGGCTCTGGTGGTCGCAGCAGTCCTGTGGGCCTTCATCCTGAGCATCCTGCTTTCCAAGG CCTCCACACAGCACGGGGTGTTGCTCGGGCACCAGGACCTGCTGAGAGCAAACG CCTCGAAGCAGACAGCGGCGCTGGGCGTCTTGAAGGAGGAGGTCGGAGCCTGCAACAGCTGCT GCGGGAGCACGCAGGCGCAGCTGAAGACCGCGCGCACAGAGCTTGGGGAGGCCCAGGTGAAGCTGGTCCAGCAGCAGAGCGCCCTGGAAGAACTCAGCCGCCGCG TGACGCAGAGCTTGGCCGAAGCCGTGAGGGACCGCGAGAACATCCGCAGCGAGCTGTTCCGCGAGTTGGAGGCGGTCCGACGTGGAAACG ATTCCTGCGAGCAGTGCCCCACGTCATGGCTGCCTTTCCAGGGTTCCTGCTACTTTTTCTCGGTGGAGCGAGCGGGATGGGAAGAGGCGCAGCGCAACTGCTCTGGCGCGAGTGCGCACCTAGTGATTATCCGGGACCTGGAAGAGCAG GGCTTCCTAAGTCGGAATACAAGAGGCCGCGGTTACTGGTTGGGCCTCAGGGCCGTGCGCCGCGCGAGCAAGGTCCAGGGCTATCAGTGGGTAGATGGAGTCTCGCTCAGCTTCAg CCACTGGAACCTGGGCGAGCCCAACGACTCCATGGGGCGCGAGGACTGCGTCATGATGCTGCGCACCGGGTTGTGGAACGATGCCCCTTGCGACAATGAGAAGGACAGCTGGATCTGCAAGAAGAGGCTGAGCTGCTGA